The DNA sequence CGGGTCGACGATGGCGCCCAGGTACAGCGGCTCGTTCGGCGGCGAGGCGGGCGGCGGCTGCGCGTAGCCGTTGAGCGACACCGTGCGGCACAGGCCCGGGGACAGGCTGCCGAGGGTCGCGCCCGCGACCATCGCCTGGGTCGTGAGCGGGGGACCGGACGGCAGCGTCAGCCCGTTCACCGTGGACAGGTACAGCTCCACCAACGTCCCAGGGCTCTCCAGGGTGCCCACGTTGCACACCGTCGCGGACGCGGTGAAGGGCTGGCCCGGGTTCAGGCTGGCGGGCGCGTCCACCCGGGTGACGACGAGGTCGGGCTGGTTGCCTACGCCGAAGAGCCCCCGGACGAAGCCGTTGTTCGTCTCATCCGTCTCCGCCACCACCTGCTGCGTGTCGACGCTCGCGCCCAGGTAGTAGGCGCCGTTGCCCATGAAGCCCGAGGGCGGGTTGGCCGGAACGCTCAGCGAGCGCGAGACGCACTGGCCCGCGTCCAGCGGCCCCACGTCCGTCTGGCCCAGGGTGATCTGACTCGTGGGCGGCGGAGGCGGAGCACCCGGCGCGGGCACCTGTTGGGTCGCGGTGGTGGACAGATACACCTGCAGGGTGTTCCCGGCGACATACGCGGGCTGGTTGCCGGTGTTGCAAACCCTCGCGGTGACGGTGAAGGTTTCGCCCGGACGCGCGCTGTCGGGGGCCTGCAACCCGGTGATGCGCAGGTCGGGCCCGGACGCGAGCGCGCTGGACTGCTGCTGGGGAGAAGGCACTTCCTCCGGAGTGGACGCGCCCGTGCAGCCGGCGAGCGTGAGCGCTCCCGTGATGAACAGACACGAATGCCGCCATGACGGCGAACGTCGTGACATACGGACTCCTGGTGTGGGGGGTGAAGGCGCTGAGACATACAGGACCGGTGTGACATCGACCGGCCCCGGACCGTCCTTCTAGGAGCAAAACATCCGTGTAAAAAAGAGTTTCAGGTTTTTCACACAGAGGTCTGCCGTTACTCCACCCCTGGGGTGGGAGGCTCAATCCACCGCGACACGTCTGTTGTCGACGAGCCACCGCGTGGTGGTGCACGCGCGGGCGAAGGGTGCGTCATGGGTGACGAGCAGCAGCGCGCCGGGGTAGTCGCCGAGCGCCGCCTCCAGCCGTTCGATGGACGGCAGGTCCAGGTGGTTGGTGGGCTCGTCCAGCACCAGGGCCCAGGCGTGCTGGCCCAGGCCGCGCGCGATGGCCAGCTTGCGCGCCTCGCCGGGTGACGGCTGCCCGGACGCGAGCAGCCGGTGGGGGTCCACGCCCAGCGCGGCCACCAGCGACAGCACCCGGCCCCGCTCCTCCGGGGGGAGCTCACGCACCGCGTCGAGCGTGGCGCGGGCGTCGGTCTCGCCCAGGTCCTGGGGCAGATAGAGGATCTTCTCGCGAGGCACGCGCGCCTGCTCCAGCAGCGCGCGCAGGAGCGTCGTCTTGCCGGCGCCGTTGGGGCCCTCGATGCGGATGCGCGCCTCGCGGTCCACGTCCAGGTGCGTGGGGCCCAGGAGCTCCACGTCGCCGGCCCTGAGGCCCGGCGTGTCGAACGTGAAGAGCCACGGGTTGGGGGAGCGCACGTAGTCCACGAACACGGAGCGGCCCACAGTCTTGTCCACGGTGAAGGCGCCCACCGCGGCCTCGGCGCGCTCCAACTCGCGGCGCTTCACGGTGACCTGCTGGCCCAGACGGGACTCGGCCCAACTCGCCAGCGTGGAGGCCATGATGGAGCGCGCGTCGCTGTCGTTCTTGTTGCGCATCCGCCGGCCGGTGCTGCGCGACTGGGTGGCGCCCTGGTGCTCGCGCCGGGCCTTGTCCAGGAGCTGGGCGGCGCGGTCGCGCTCCGCCTTCGACTGCTGGTGCGAGGCGACCTCGGCCTCTCGCTCCGCCTCCCAGTGTCCGCGCGCGGTGGAGTAGGGGCCCGGGTACAGGTGCGCACCCCCGCCGTGCACGCGCAGGGTGGCCTGGGTGAGCGTCTCCAGGAGCTCGCGGTCATGGGAGACGACGACGCCCACGCCCCGGAAGCGGCGCAGCGCGGCCACGAGCCACGCGCGCGCCTCCGCGTCCAGGTGGTTGGTGGGCTCGTCCAGCAGCAGCACGTCCGGCTCGCGGGCGAGCGCCGCGCCCACCTGCCACCGCTTGCGCTCCCCCGGAGACAGGGTGGGCCAGCGCGCCAGCGCGGTGACGTCCAGGCCCAGCTGTCCCTGGAGCCTGCGCGCCAGCGCGTCCCAGGACTCGGAGAAGGCCAGGATGTCGGGCGTGAGCGCCTCCACGCCCTGCGGACACAGGCACACGAGGGGCGATGGAGGCTCGAACTGGAGCTGCCCGGACGTGGGGATCAGCTCCCCGGACAAGAGGCGCAGCAGGGTGGACTTGCCAGCGCCGTTGGGGCCGACGAGGCCCGTCCAGCCCGGGGCGAGGTGGAACTCCACGTCGGTGAGGACGGGGACGACATCGGTGAACGAAAAGCAGGCGCGGTGCGCGCGCACGGAGGACGAGGGCATGATGAAGCGACTCCTGAATCCGGAAGCCAGCACGCACGACCCTCAAGGGACGCGCGGCGGCGGGGTACAGCCAGGGACCGGGGTTTCAGGCGTGCAGCTTCAAGGGGATGCGGACCTCGTGCAGGGGAAGGCCTGTGACGTCTTCCCACGTGGACAGCGGATGCTTCAGGGGGAGCATGCGGCGAGGCCCGGGCGGACTGCAAGCCCGGACCTGCGCGCGGACGCGGGCACCGACGGGAAAACGCCGGTGCCCTGACGACGATTCCCGCGGGAGGCGGCTATTCGTCCGACGGCGGCGGCTGCACGCGGCGGGTGGCCGGGAGGGGGGCCGGGACCGCGGCGCTGCGGGCCAGGGCCTGGGCGCTCATCGCGGCGGCGGAGGGCGGGCGGGCAGGGGCCCGGGGGGCCTCGGCCGGGGCGTCGTCCTTGGCGAACACCTCCTTCAGCGTGGCGATGGAGCCCAGCGCGGCGGTGGCCTCATAGGGGACGAACATCTTGTTGTCTCCCTTGCCCAGCTCCTGGAGGGTCTCCAGGTAGCGCAGCGCCAGCACCTCCGGCGTGGCGCGGCCGGTGTGGATGGCCTCGAAGGTGAGGCGGGTGGCCTCGGCCTTGCCTTCGGCCTCCAGCATGACGGCGCGCTTGTGGCCCTCGGCGCGGGCGATCTCCGCGTCGCGCTCGGCCTCGGCGCGCAGGATGCGGGAGATCTTCTCGCCTTCGGCCTGGAGGATGGCGGCGGCCTTGTCGCCCTCGGCCTTGGTGACCTCCGCGCGGCGCTCGCGCTCGGCGGTCATCTGCTTGGCCATGGCGGACTTGATGGCCTGGGGCGGTTCGATCT is a window from the Corallococcus silvisoli genome containing:
- a CDS encoding ATP-binding cassette domain-containing protein, with the protein product MPSSSVRAHRACFSFTDVVPVLTDVEFHLAPGWTGLVGPNGAGKSTLLRLLSGELIPTSGQLQFEPPSPLVCLCPQGVEALTPDILAFSESWDALARRLQGQLGLDVTALARWPTLSPGERKRWQVGAALAREPDVLLLDEPTNHLDAEARAWLVAALRRFRGVGVVVSHDRELLETLTQATLRVHGGGAHLYPGPYSTARGHWEAEREAEVASHQQSKAERDRAAQLLDKARREHQGATQSRSTGRRMRNKNDSDARSIMASTLASWAESRLGQQVTVKRRELERAEAAVGAFTVDKTVGRSVFVDYVRSPNPWLFTFDTPGLRAGDVELLGPTHLDVDREARIRIEGPNGAGKTTLLRALLEQARVPREKILYLPQDLGETDARATLDAVRELPPEERGRVLSLVAALGVDPHRLLASGQPSPGEARKLAIARGLGQHAWALVLDEPTNHLDLPSIERLEAALGDYPGALLLVTHDAPFARACTTTRWLVDNRRVAVD
- a CDS encoding SPFH domain-containing protein yields the protein MGLTIVLLFAAAAVVFGLVTGVRIVPQAKVMVVERLGKFHHVASSGLNILIPFMDSPRAMEMRAGNRFTRNTLVDLREQVMGFETVQVITHDNVNMEVGSVIYYQIVDPGRALYQVENLALAIEQLTMTNLRNVMGGLTLDQTLTSRETVNSKLRNVLDEATEKWGVKVTRVELREIEPPQAIKSAMAKQMTAERERRAEVTKAEGDKAAAILQAEGEKISRILRAEAERDAEIARAEGHKRAVMLEAEGKAEATRLTFEAIHTGRATPEVLALRYLETLQELGKGDNKMFVPYEATAALGSIATLKEVFAKDDAPAEAPRAPARPPSAAAMSAQALARSAAVPAPLPATRRVQPPPSDE